A window from Flavobacterium gyeonganense encodes these proteins:
- a CDS encoding RagB/SusD family nutrient uptake outer membrane protein, with the protein MIKNKNIFVILILSVLFVSCTDLIDPAQENIRDKNTTYDDPNFGLGLLTQGYARIPTNGWSFSEVATDDAVTNVPTNGYLRLATGQWSASNNPTERWTSCLSGIQYMNIVLNEVDKMKFAEDPLVDNLFKSRIKGEAYGLRALFMYHLLQAHAGWVNGTLLGIPIYLTELDINSNYNVPRESFNTCTAQIYSDINNAIELLPVDYVDVASTSSIPSRYNTPGMTTASFNRAMGVRFVGLVSGRVAMAIRSQTSLLAASPAYAGGSNGTWEDAAGYAAQIIALKGGLAGLPSTFNSGVSWYRNASEISALSAGSNSPESLWRGGTSNNNDLERDHFPPSLFGNGIVNPTQNLVDAFPASNGYPISNPLSNYSLSNPYANRDPRLNEFILFQGGRAGVTNAQVNLIPATNPVNQDAVNAVTTSTRTGYYLKKLLRQDVNYNPTGRNTQLHYRPRIRYTEIYLNYAEAANEAWGSVADPRSYGFTAYDIIKAIRRRALGISNDPYLESIKADKVAMRELIRNERRLELSFEGFRFWDLRRWKVSLPKLNEAAMGITVSGTTVSPVYSTPAVVEERVFQDYMYYGPIPYSETLKFNNLFQNDGWNN; encoded by the coding sequence GACTTTTAACTCAGGGTTATGCAAGGATTCCAACAAACGGATGGTCCTTTAGCGAAGTAGCTACTGATGATGCTGTGACTAATGTACCTACTAATGGATATTTAAGATTAGCTACTGGCCAGTGGAGTGCCTCAAATAATCCAACAGAGCGTTGGACATCATGTCTTTCAGGTATTCAATACATGAATATAGTTCTAAATGAGGTAGATAAAATGAAATTTGCAGAAGATCCTCTTGTAGATAATCTTTTTAAAAGCAGAATTAAAGGAGAAGCATATGGACTGCGAGCCCTTTTTATGTACCATCTTTTGCAGGCTCATGCAGGCTGGGTTAATGGAACCTTGTTAGGTATACCAATTTACTTGACAGAATTAGATATAAATTCAAATTATAATGTACCTCGTGAAAGTTTTAATACCTGTACTGCACAAATTTACAGTGATATCAATAATGCAATCGAGCTTTTGCCTGTAGATTATGTTGATGTAGCCAGCACTAGCAGTATACCATCCAGATACAATACACCTGGAATGACTACAGCAAGCTTCAACCGTGCAATGGGAGTAAGATTTGTTGGGCTTGTTAGTGGACGCGTTGCGATGGCAATTCGTTCTCAGACATCTTTACTAGCCGCTAGTCCTGCTTATGCCGGTGGTTCTAATGGTACATGGGAAGATGCTGCCGGATATGCTGCACAGATTATTGCTCTTAAGGGAGGACTTGCAGGGTTGCCATCAACTTTTAATAGTGGTGTATCCTGGTATAGAAATGCATCGGAGATTAGTGCATTATCTGCAGGATCCAATTCACCGGAAAGTTTATGGAGAGGTGGTACTTCTAACAATAATGATTTAGAACGCGATCATTTTCCGCCTAGCTTATTTGGTAACGGAATTGTAAATCCTACTCAAAATTTAGTAGATGCCTTTCCAGCCAGCAATGGTTATCCTATTTCTAATCCTCTTTCTAATTATAGTCTGTCTAATCCTTATGCTAACAGAGATCCGAGATTGAATGAATTTATTCTTTTTCAGGGTGGAAGAGCTGGTGTAACTAATGCACAAGTGAATTTGATACCTGCTACCAATCCTGTTAATCAGGATGCTGTGAATGCAGTAACAACTTCTACCCGTACAGGATATTACTTAAAAAAATTATTAAGACAGGATGTTAATTACAATCCTACTGGCAGAAATACACAGCTTCATTACAGACCGCGTATTCGTTATACTGAGATATATCTTAATTATGCTGAGGCTGCTAACGAAGCGTGGGGATCAGTTGCTGATCCCAGATCATATGGCTTTACAGCTTATGATATAATTAAGGCTATCCGCAGAAGAGCGTTAGGTATCAGTAATGATCCCTATTTGGAATCTATAAAAGCAGATAAGGTTGCTATGCGTGAATTAATTCGCAATGAACGTCGTTTAGAATTAAGTTTTGAAGGATTTCGTTTTTGGGATTTGCGTCGATGGAAAGTTTCTCTTCCAAAGTTAAATGAAGCGGCTATGGGCATTACGGTTTCCGGAACAACAGTCAGCCCGGTTTATAGTACACCAGCTGTCGTAGAGGAAAGAGTATTTCAGGATTATATGTATTACGGACCTATTCCTTACAGTGAAACCCTAAAATTTAATAATCTATTTCAAAATGATGGCTGGAATAATTAG